AAACCGAAACAGGTTGAGCGCGTTCACTGCTTCGATTGGGAAACAGGTGAATCACTTTGGTCTTATACTTACGATTGCGTCTATAAAATCGACTATACGGCAGGACCACGTGCAAATGTTACCGTTCATGATGGACTCGCTTATGCGTTAGGTGCGATGGGACATCTACACTGTTTCGATGCTACTACTGGTGAAGTCGTATGGAAAAGAGATCTCAATGCGGAATATGATATTCACATGCCGATCTGGGGCATCGCGTGTGCACCCATTGTTGAAGGTGGAAACCTGATCGTTCAAATCGGCGGGAAGCCAGATGCTTGTATCGTTGCCTTTGATCGGAAAACCGGCGAAGAGAAGTGGAAAGCATTGGACGATAACGCCTCCTATTCGGCACCGATTGTCATTACGCAAGCAGGCAAACGTGTCCTAATTTGTTGGACAGGTGCTAATATCGCCGCACTTGACCCACAAACAGGAAAAATCCACTGGCTTTATCCATTTCCACCGGAAAGTTTTGAGATCGCTATCGCGACTCCTATTTTCAATCAGAATGAATTGTTCGTCACAGAATTCCGTCAAGGGTCTCTGCTCCTGAAGCTGCCAACGGATAAGTTAGCAGTCGAACTCGGTTGGCACCGTAAGGGAAAAAACGAACAGAACACCGATGCGCTTCAGACGACTATGGCAACACCTGTCCGAATAGGCGATTACATTTATGGCGTGGATAGTTATGGCGAACTCCGCTGTCTTGACGCAGGAAACGGTGATCGGATTTGGGAAGACCTCACCGCTGTACGGAAAGCACGCTGGAGCAATATCCATTTCGTCAGTCATCCAGCAGCATCGGATAATAGGGTATGGATGTTCAACGAACATGGTGAACTTCTCATCACGGAACTTTCTCCCGAAGGACTTAACATTATCAGTCGCGCCAAATTAATCGAACCGACGCGCGACCAATTGAACCGAAGAGGCGGCGTTACATGGGCACATCCGGCGTTTGCCTATAAGCACGTCTTTGCACGAAACGACAATGAACTCGTTTGTGCAAACTTAGCAAAAAACGAAAAATAAAACTGAACCACGGAGGTTAAAGTATTGGACACGACTCGGACACCAGAGGTAAACTTACGCCCTGGCGAACAACTTCACGGCTTTGAGGTAAAATCCGTCACACCGATTCATGAATTGCGATCGGTAAACATTGAGTTAACACATCAGCATAGCGGGGCACGCCTGTTACATCTCTATACAAACGACACGGAAAATCTTTTCTCTATTAATTTCCCAACCCCGCCATCGGATGATACCGGTGTACCGCATATCCTTGAGCACGCGGTTTTGGCAGGCTCACACAAATTTCCGGTTAAAGAACCCTTTTTTGAGATGATTAAGATGAGCATGGCGACATTTATTAACGCCATGACGAGTGCTGATTTTACCTGCTATCCGGTATCAAGCAACGTCAAAAAAGATCTCTTCAACTTAGCGGAAGTCTACTTTGACGCGGTCTTCCATCCCTTATTGACGGAGAACACCTTCAAGCGCGAAGGACATCACCTCGCTCCCGTTGATCCAGAGGATCCGACCGGCGATTTAAAGATAACAGGTATCGTCTATAACGAGATGAAAGGTGCATTCTCAGATCCCGAGGCTCGTTTATACCGATCAATGATTTGTCAACTGCTTCCCGATACTCTTTACGCTTGGGAATCGGGTGGTGATCCAGATGCCATCCCGGATTTGACTTATGAGCAGCTCAAAGGGTTCCATGAAACCTATTATCATCCGAGCAACGGTTATTTTGTCCTTTACGGTGACATTCCAACGAGCGATTATCTTGCGTTCCTCGCTGATAAGTTGGATAGGATCCCCCAAAACGCTGCAAGTGCTGCCCTGCGCCCCTTGCGACCGGAAGTCACGCACCAACCGAAGTGGGACGCGCCACGACTTGTAACGGATACCTACCCTGTTGGGGCGGATGAACCGCTTACAGAAAAGACGTATCTCATGCTCAGTTGGATCATCGGAGATGCAACCAACCCAGAAGAGGTTGTCTTGGGTCGAATCTTGAGTCTCATTCTGCTTGGCAACGAAGCGGCACCTCTCCGTAAGGCGATTATTGATTCCAAGCTCGGTGCTGACATCGTGTTTTCTGGTGCAAGCTCTATTGGACCCGCAGCCACTTTTTACATCGCACTCAAGGGGAGTGAAGCGGATCGCGTTGAAGCGTTTACGCAGCTGGTCAATGACACCCTAACACAGATTGCGGATTCAGAGATTGATAGCGAAAAAGTGGAAGCAGCCTTTCAACAAGCAACCTATCATTATCAAGAAGTCGCGTCAATGTTCCCGCTTCGCATGCTCTACCGCGTCATCGAAGGCTGGATATATGAAAAAGATCCTGACACCTTCCTGAAGATGGGAGAAAGCCTCACTGATGTCCGTGAGCAGTGGCTGGAAAATCCATCAATTTTCAACCAATTGATCCGGGAAAGGT
This DNA window, taken from Candidatus Poribacteria bacterium, encodes the following:
- a CDS encoding PQQ-like beta-propeller repeat protein, with product MKQLTCLFVALFAITVVQVQFATADEWHQWRGENREGVWNETGIIEKFEDEEIPLRWRVSIGSGYSGPSVADGRVYVTDRLTKPKQVERVHCFDWETGESLWSYTYDCVYKIDYTAGPRANVTVHDGLAYALGAMGHLHCFDATTGEVVWKRDLNAEYDIHMPIWGIACAPIVEGGNLIVQIGGKPDACIVAFDRKTGEEKWKALDDNASYSAPIVITQAGKRVLICWTGANIAALDPQTGKIHWLYPFPPESFEIAIATPIFNQNELFVTEFRQGSLLLKLPTDKLAVELGWHRKGKNEQNTDALQTTMATPVRIGDYIYGVDSYGELRCLDAGNGDRIWEDLTAVRKARWSNIHFVSHPAASDNRVWMFNEHGELLITELSPEGLNIISRAKLIEPTRDQLNRRGGVTWAHPAFAYKHVFARNDNELVCANLAKNEK